The following are encoded in a window of Limibacter armeniacum genomic DNA:
- a CDS encoding DUF4235 domain-containing protein — translation MIDFKKKISERIWQTFATGVAVGAAWLIKKGLTEGWKAYTKTDPPQNPASPNTKWSEAIMWTIATGITGGMGMLIAQRGAAAGWEFFTGKKPPMESK, via the coding sequence ATGATAGATTTCAAGAAGAAAATCTCTGAACGTATATGGCAAACTTTTGCAACTGGAGTTGCTGTTGGTGCGGCTTGGCTAATCAAAAAAGGACTGACTGAAGGATGGAAAGCTTATACTAAAACTGACCCGCCACAAAACCCCGCTTCTCCTAATACCAAGTGGTCTGAAGCTATCATGTGGACCATCGCAACAGGAATTACCGGAGGTATGGGTATGCTCATTGCTCAAAGGGGAGCTGCTGCAGGTTGGGAGTTTTTTACAGGTAAAAAACCTCCCATGGAATCCAAGTAA
- a CDS encoding YfcC family protein, which yields MNKTKKMPDTLVIASMILLVFIILTWIVPAGEFSRSVVNGRNVLVPNSYKEVAPSPQSVFTFFTAPLRGFMEAAEVIAFIFIVGGAFGMLNATGAISAGLHKMVQFSMKKPLYKWLIIPVLMLVFSFAGASFGMSEEVLVFILITIPLAHALGLDTITGVAIPFIGAGAGFAGAFYNPFTVGIAQSIAELPTFSGLQYRLFVWVVFTLIAIGFVMLYAYKVSQDASKSVLYEEDELLKASEKSEQVHEPLTFRRKLILCLLGLSLALLAWGVTEHGWYMVEIGALFFGLGIAAGLVGGMNPSVMSKSFAEGAKEMMTACLVVAFCKGILLVATDGKIIDTLLYYVSESVKDYPRAVSVELMFIVQSVLNFFIPSGSGQAALTMPIMAPLSDLLGVSRQTAVLAFQFGDGLSNLVIPTSGVTMGILSIAKIPYNKWIQWMLPLMGLFVLAAMLLLLGPVMFFQWN from the coding sequence ATGAATAAGACTAAGAAAATGCCTGATACATTGGTGATCGCAAGTATGATTCTGTTGGTATTTATTATACTCACCTGGATTGTACCTGCAGGGGAGTTTAGTAGGAGTGTCGTTAATGGAAGAAATGTATTAGTGCCAAACTCTTATAAAGAAGTTGCTCCTTCTCCACAAAGTGTATTCACATTCTTTACAGCACCATTACGTGGCTTTATGGAAGCAGCGGAAGTGATTGCGTTTATTTTTATTGTTGGTGGTGCCTTTGGAATGCTTAACGCGACAGGCGCAATAAGTGCAGGGCTACATAAGATGGTTCAGTTCAGTATGAAAAAGCCATTGTATAAATGGCTGATCATTCCGGTTTTGATGTTGGTTTTTTCTTTTGCTGGAGCAAGCTTTGGTATGAGTGAGGAAGTATTGGTGTTTATTCTGATTACAATTCCATTGGCACATGCACTGGGGTTGGATACGATAACAGGTGTTGCTATTCCGTTTATAGGGGCTGGAGCTGGGTTTGCAGGTGCTTTCTATAACCCTTTTACGGTTGGTATTGCACAGAGTATAGCTGAGCTACCAACCTTTAGTGGGTTACAGTACAGACTATTCGTTTGGGTAGTGTTTACTTTGATCGCAATAGGTTTTGTGATGCTATATGCATATAAAGTGTCTCAAGATGCATCCAAATCTGTATTATACGAAGAAGATGAATTATTGAAAGCTTCTGAAAAGAGTGAACAAGTACATGAACCACTTACTTTCCGCAGAAAGCTGATCTTATGCTTACTGGGACTAAGCCTTGCATTGCTGGCTTGGGGAGTAACCGAGCACGGATGGTATATGGTAGAGATAGGTGCATTATTCTTTGGTTTGGGAATAGCTGCTGGTTTGGTTGGCGGTATGAATCCTTCGGTGATGTCCAAGTCATTTGCTGAGGGAGCCAAGGAAATGATGACAGCTTGTCTTGTAGTCGCATTTTGTAAGGGGATCTTATTGGTTGCTACTGATGGCAAGATCATCGATACACTGTTGTATTATGTATCTGAGTCAGTGAAAGATTACCCAAGAGCAGTTTCGGTAGAGTTAATGTTTATCGTGCAGAGTGTATTAAACTTTTTTATCCCTTCGGGGTCTGGACAGGCAGCTTTGACAATGCCAATTATGGCTCCACTAAGTGATCTGCTAGGTGTATCAAGGCAAACGGCTGTATTGGCTTTCCAGTTTGGGGATGGGTTGTCTAACCTTGTCATCCCTACAAGTGGGGTCACTATGGGGATTCTCTCGATTGCTAAAATCCCTTACAATAAGTGGATTCAGTGGATGCTTCCATTGATGGGTTTATTTGTATTGGCAGCTATGTTGCTTTTACTAGGACCTGTAATGTTCTTTCAATGGAATTGA
- a CDS encoding flavin monoamine oxidase family protein → MKIIIVGAGISGLYAGAMLQEQGHEVLILEASDRAGGRILSSTLDGVKVELGAEQVHGRKSVFFEMLEHLKVTLIPETGDHYYWLKQQLLTEESTYELPDAAKLLDFLYQEIEGYEGEEISLEAYFRKKPYYEKHLKNLLEGFAAEYGTSAHRLGVKSLAEEEKLWHSGDKNYITSQPLSLACEYFVNKLGRIIQYNSSVVGINYANDMIEVVDSQKETYIADKVVVTVPLGVLKQNQLHFHPPMPDWKQDAIDTVGFDAGIKMMMKFSERWWGEDLLEIQGGNACAVYWAHDSQPLLTAYLMGDKATFVSGETEEQLKDRFLTELSHMMGNTKPRDTYQGMAVKNWQEDKFTKGAYSFAAPFTEGKRALLAKPLDNKVFFAGEACHTEGHAATVHGAMETAEKVVFELIGMHA, encoded by the coding sequence ATGAAAATCATCATTGTAGGTGCGGGTATCAGTGGACTTTATGCAGGAGCAATGCTGCAAGAACAAGGGCATGAGGTACTGATTTTGGAAGCTTCGGACAGGGCAGGGGGCAGAATTCTCTCCTCGACCTTAGACGGCGTGAAAGTAGAACTTGGAGCTGAGCAGGTTCACGGTAGAAAATCCGTTTTTTTTGAGATGCTGGAACATCTGAAGGTAACGCTTATCCCCGAAACGGGAGATCATTACTATTGGCTAAAACAACAACTACTGACAGAAGAGAGTACTTATGAACTTCCTGATGCTGCCAAGTTGCTTGACTTTCTGTATCAAGAGATTGAAGGATATGAAGGGGAGGAAATTTCATTGGAAGCTTATTTTAGGAAAAAACCATATTACGAAAAACACCTTAAAAACCTTTTGGAAGGGTTTGCGGCGGAGTATGGAACATCCGCACATCGGTTGGGAGTGAAAAGCTTAGCAGAAGAGGAGAAATTGTGGCATTCAGGAGATAAAAATTACATCACTTCACAACCGCTTTCTCTAGCATGTGAATACTTTGTCAATAAACTTGGTAGAATAATCCAATACAATTCTTCGGTAGTTGGCATCAATTATGCCAATGATATGATAGAAGTGGTTGATAGTCAGAAGGAAACTTACATCGCTGATAAGGTGGTAGTAACTGTGCCATTAGGCGTTCTCAAACAAAATCAGTTGCATTTTCACCCTCCAATGCCTGATTGGAAACAGGATGCAATTGACACGGTTGGTTTTGATGCAGGAATCAAGATGATGATGAAATTTTCAGAAAGATGGTGGGGTGAAGACCTGTTGGAGATTCAGGGAGGTAATGCGTGTGCTGTCTATTGGGCACATGACAGTCAGCCACTGCTAACAGCTTACCTGATGGGAGACAAAGCAACGTTTGTTTCAGGAGAAACGGAAGAACAGCTGAAAGATAGATTCCTAACTGAATTGAGCCATATGATGGGTAACACCAAACCAAGAGACACTTATCAGGGGATGGCCGTTAAAAACTGGCAAGAAGACAAGTTTACAAAAGGAGCTTATTCTTTTGCAGCACCTTTTACGGAAGGGAAACGGGCATTGCTAGCTAAACCATTGGATAACAAAGTCTTTTTTGCTGGAGAAGCTTGTCATACAGAAGGGCATGCAGCTACAGTACACGGCGCAATGGAGACTGCCGAAAAGGTAGTATTTGAGCTGATTGGAATGCATGCCTGA
- a CDS encoding peroxiredoxin produces the protein MSLINKPAPKFVAPAVINGEEIVEDFSLEQFIGKNEVVFFFYPKDFTFVCPTEILAFQEKLAEFEKRGVKVVGCSTDTEETHLAWLSTPKANGGIEGVTYPLVADVAKTIAQNFDVLGGEYVYDEETNQVKFEGAPIALRGTFLIDKNGVIRHMVVNDFPLGRNIDDALRMVDALQYVEKHGEVCPANWEEGKEAMKPTKDGVADYLSKN, from the coding sequence ATGTCATTGATTAACAAACCTGCACCGAAATTTGTAGCTCCTGCAGTTATCAACGGAGAAGAGATCGTAGAAGACTTTTCACTGGAGCAATTTATCGGTAAAAATGAAGTAGTATTCTTCTTCTACCCAAAAGACTTCACTTTCGTATGTCCTACTGAGATCTTGGCTTTCCAAGAGAAATTAGCTGAGTTCGAGAAGAGAGGTGTGAAAGTAGTAGGTTGTTCTACTGACACAGAGGAAACTCACCTTGCTTGGTTGAGCACTCCAAAAGCAAACGGTGGTATCGAAGGCGTTACTTACCCATTGGTTGCTGACGTTGCTAAGACTATTGCTCAAAACTTTGACGTATTGGGTGGTGAGTACGTATACGACGAGGAGACTAACCAAGTGAAATTCGAAGGTGCTCCAATCGCACTGAGAGGTACTTTCCTGATCGACAAGAATGGTGTGATCAGACACATGGTAGTAAATGACTTCCCACTGGGTAGAAACATTGACGATGCGTTGAGAATGGTTGACGCACTTCAGTATGTTGAGAAGCACGGTGAAGTTTGTCCTGCAAACTGGGAAGAAGGTAAAGAAGCAATGAAGCCTACAAAAGACGGCGTTGCTGATTACTTGTCTAAGAACTAA